CGGCCAGCACCGCCGCGGTCTTGTCGTCGGACACCGGTTCGTCGGCGGTGTTCGGGCCGGTGAGGATGCCGGTCGCGGTGAGCACCAGGGTGGTCTGATCGGGTCCGTCCAGCGACAGGTCGACCGCGACGCTGACCCGTTTGTCCAGGCCCGACGCCTTTGGGGTGCCCGTGAAGACGAGTCCCTTGCTGCTGGAGATGCCGGATTCGGTGGTGCCGCCGGTGGCGTCGTTGGTGTCCCGCGACGGCGCCTCCACCAGCAGGTCGTCGATACCCATGTAGCGACCCACGTGGGTGGAGTCGATGATGATGCGGCTCTCCACCTCGCCGACCGGCAGCGGGGCGTCCGCACGGATCAGCCACGACGCGTCGGTGATGTCGACGCTGTGCAGCGTGGACTCCAGCGACACCTTGCCGGTGACGGGATGTTCGAGGCCGTTGGCGCGGATCTCGATCTCGTTGTACATGTGGTCGCGGGCCTGCGGGATGAACGGGAACCCGAGGATCGCCACCCACGGGTCCCAGTCGAGGGACGCGGCCTCGCGGACCGTCCGGGCGAGGCGATACTCGGCATAGATGGCTGCTCCGAAATCGGTGCCGACGGCACCGACGACGAGCGCAGCGACCGCCGCCACGAACCCGACCACCAGTCTGCGCACCGGGACATTGTTGCCCACTGAACCGGCAAGGATCGGCTCGGCGCGGCTAACCGGCAGGTGAGGCGTTATCGTTAGGAGACTAATGGCCGGTAACGGCTACATGTCAGCGATGAATCCGGAAGATCACCCGACACCGGCGTCCGTGTTCTCCCGCAGAGATTCCTGACGAGCCGGGAGGACTGTTGGATCTACTGCTACTGACCGTCGACCCACATCCCGAGTCGGTGCTGCCCTCGTTGTCGCTGCTGGCCCACACGGTCCGGACGGCGCCGACAGAAGTGTCTTCCCTGTTGGAGACCGGTAGCGCCGACGTCGCGATCGTCGACGCTCGCACAGATCTGGCCGCCGCGCGCGGCCTTTGTCGTCTTCTGGGGACCACCGGAAGCTCCGTCCCGGTGGTCGCGGTCATCAACGAGGGCGGCCTGGTCGCCGTCAACCATGAATGGGGTCTCGACGAGATCCTGCTGCCCAGCACCGGGCCCGCCGAGATCGACGCACGGCTGCGGTTGCTGGTCGGCCGCCGCGGCGGCAACGCCAATCAGGAAAATGTCGGCAAGATCACTCTCGGTGAGCTCGTCATCGACGAGGGCACCTACACCGCCCGGTTGCGCGGCAAGCCGCTGGACCTCACCTACAAGGAGTTCGAGCTCCTCAAGTACCTCGCGCAGCACGCCGGCCGCGTCTTCACGCGCGCCCAGTTGCTGCAGGAGGTGTGGGGTTACGACTTCTTCGGCGGCACCCGCACGGTCGACGTCCACGTCCGACGGCTGCGCGCCAAGCTCGGCCCGGAGTACGAGGCGCTGATCGGCACCGTTCGCAACGTCGGCTACAAGGCGGTGCGCCCCTCCCGCGGCAAGCCGCCCGCACCAGGGGCGCCTGTCGGGGACGACACCGGATCCGACGGCCCGGACGACGGCTTCGGTGACGACTTGGACGTCGACGGTCCGTTGGCGGGGCGGTTGACCAGTCAGTGACCTCCAGTGAATGGCGAACCGGGCTGTCGGCCGCCCAACAGGCTGAGATCCGCGCACTGATCGACGCGGCCACCGCACACGACGGGGTGGCCCCGGTGGGTGATCAGGTACTGCGGGAACTGGGGCGCGACCGCACCCGACATCGGCTGACCACCGTCGACGACCGGGTGGTCGGTTATCTCAATCTCGCGCCGGCCGGCGATGGTGACCCGGCGATGGCCGAACTCGTCGTGCATCCGCAGTTCAGGCGGCGCGGGATCGGTGCGGCCATGGCGCGGGCCGCGTTGGCCGAAGGGGGCGCGGGCGCGCGGATCTGGGCGCACGGCAACCTCGCGGCCGCGCAGGCGATGGCGTCGTCGCTCGGGCTTGTGATCGTGCGCGAACTGCTGCAGATGCGCCGCGACCTGACCGGTCTGCCCGCTGTGCCGGCGACCCCCGGTGTGCGCATCGCCACCTATGCCGGCCCCGGCGACGACGCCGAGATCCTGCGGGTCAACAACGCCGCGTTCTCCTGGCACCCCGAGCAGGGCGGGTGGACCGAACACGACATCGACGAGCGGCGCAACGAGGGCTGGTTCGACGCCGAGGGGCTGTTCGAGGCCTTCGACGAGCAGACCGGCAAACTTCTCGGGTTCCACTGGACCAAGGTCCACGGCGACGCGCTCGGCGAGGTCTACATCGTCGGCGTCGACCCGCAGGCACAGGGACGTGGTCTCGGTTACATCCTGACCCTCATCGGCCTGCACCACCTCACCGAGCGGCTCACCGGGCCGGAACCGACCGTGCTGCTCTATGTCGAGGCAGATAACTCGGCGGCCGTGAACACCTACCGAAAGTTGGGTTTCGAGGTGTTCGGCGTCGACGCGGCGTACGCCACCGGTTAACCCGCTCAGCTGTGAACACGCTGAACGTGTTCACCCCACGTTCACCCGTTGTCCCGAATCCGTCCATGAGCGGCGAATACGTTGCCGGGGAGTCTGAAGCCGTCAACGGAAAGTGGGACACGACACGTGAAGCTCAACAGCATGGGCCGGAAGATTGGCAGGCCGGTTGGTATCGCCGCGGCGACCATCGCGGCGCTCACGCTCAGCGCGTGCGGCAGCGACAACAACGCTCCGGCCACCGGCACCTCGGGCGCGGCCACCTCCGGCAGCGCCGCATCGGCCGAGTGCGGTGGCAAGAACTCGCTGACGGCAGAGGGGTCGACCGCACAACAGAACGCGATCGCCGAGTTCAACAAGGCCTGGGGCCAGGTGTGCGCAGGCAAGAACCTCTCCTACAACCCCACCGGATCCGGCGCCGGGCGTGAACAGTTCATCGCCAAGCAGGTCGACATCGCGGGCTCGGACTCGGCGCTCAGCGGTGATCAGGTGGCCGCGGCGGCCGAACGTTGCGGTGGCAACCCGGCCTGGAACCTGCCGCTGGTGTTCGGTCCGGTGGCGATGGCCTACAACATCGAGGGCGTCGACAAGCTGGTGCTCAACGGTGACCTGCTGGCAAAGATCTTCCAAGGCCAGATCACCAAGTGGAACGACCCGGCGATCGCGGCGCTCAACGAGGGCACCACGCTGCCCGACTCCGCGATCACACCCATCTACCGCTCGGATTCCTCCGGCACCACCGACAACTTCCAGAAGTACCTCACCGCCGCCGCGCCGCAGTCGTGGACCAAGGGCGACGGCAGCGAGTTCAACGGAGGCGCGGGCGAGGGTGCCCAGAAGTCCTCGGGTGTGGTGCAGGCCGTGCAGGCGACGCCGGGTTCGATCGGCTACGTCGAGAAGGGCTTCGCCCAGCAGGCCGGGCTGCCCTATGCGCAGATCGACAGCGGTGCCGGTGCGGTCGAGCTGACCGACGAGTCGGCCGCCAAGGCCATCGACGCCGCAAAGTTCGCGGCCGAGGGCAACGACCTGGCACTCGACCTGAACTCGCTGTACGGCACGAAGGAGGCCGGCGCCTACCCGCTGGTGCTCGCCACCTACGAGATCGTGTGCTCCAAGGGTTATGACGCCGACACCGCGGCCGCGGTGAAGTCGTTCCTGACCGTGGCCGCCAACGACGGGCAGGCCAACCTCTCGGCCGCCGGCTATGTGCCGCTGCCCAACGCCTTCAAAGAGCGCTTGCTCACTTCCATCGATGCGATCAGCTAGTCAGCTGGATTTGCAGAACGAATCTGGTGAGGATGGATTTCGGAACACATGACCGACAGGTTCCCCGACGGGATAACAGTGACAACACCGAATCCAGCTGACTCAGGGTCAGGGGAGACGCTCGCGTCCCCCTTCCCCGAGCCGGATCCCACCCCCACCAACCCATCCAAGGGAGCCAAGGTCCGCCCGGCGGACCGGATCTTCCAGGGGCTCGCCGAGGGTTCGGGCATCCTGATCGTCGCGCTCATCGCGGCGATCGGGGTGTTCCTGCTCATGCGCGCGATCCCGGCGCTCGCCCGCAACGAGGAGAACTTCTTCCTCTACGGCGGCAACTGGGTCACCACCGACACCTCCGCGATGCATTTCGGCATCTTCGACCTGCTGCAGGTCACGGTGTTCGTGTCGGTGTTCGCGCTGGTGCTGGCCATGCCGGTGGCGCTGGGCATCGCGATCTTTCTGACCCAGTACGCGCCGCGCCGGCTGGCCGGTCCGCTGGCGTACATGGTCGACCTGCTCGCGGCCGTGCCCTCCATCGTGTACGGCGTGTGGGGCCTGTACGTGCTGGCCCCGGTGCTGAAGCCGTTCGCGGTGTGGCTCAACGAGGATCTGGGCTGGTTCTTCCTGTTCTCGACCGGCAACGCATCGGTCGCGGGCGGCGGCACGATCTTCACGGCGGGCATCGTGCTGGCGGTCATGATCCTGCCGATCATCACGGCGGTGACGCGTGAGGTGTTCATGCAGACCCCGCGTGGCCAGATCGAGGCCGCGCTGGCGCTCGGCGCGACGCGGTGGGAGGTCGTGCGCACCACGGTGCTGCCGTTCGGCTTGTCGGGCTACATCAGCGGCGCCATGCTCGGCCTGGGCCGCGCGCTCGGTGAGACCATCGCGCTGCTGATCATCCTGCGCGGCACCCAGACCGCGTTCGGCTGGTCGCTGTTCGACGGCGGATACACCTTCGCCAGCAAGATCGCCGCCACGGCAAGCGAATTCAACGACCAGTTCAAGGCGGGTGCCTACATCGCCGCGGGTCTGGTCCTGTTCATCCTCACCTTCGTCGTGAACTCGCTGGCACGTGCCGCGGTCGGCGGGAAGGGACGCGTATGACCACGTCGACGACGTCAACACTCGAACAGCCGGTGAAGGCCCCGGCGTTCCAGGGTGTGAGCCTGCGGCGCAAGCTGACCGATCACACCGCAACGGCGCTGGTGACCAGCTCGGTGCTGATCGCGCTGATCCCGCTGCTGTGGGTGCTGTACTCGGTCATCACCAAGGGGATCCATGCGGTGACCTCGCCGACGTGGTTCACCAACTCGCAGGCCGGGATGACGGCGTTCTCCCCGGGCGGCGGTGTCTACCACGCGATCGTCGGCACGGTCCTGCAGGGACTGGTGTGCTCGGTGATCTCCATCCCGATCGGTGTCATGGTCGCGGTGTACCTCGTCGAGTACGCGGGGAATTCGCGTCTGGGCAAGATCACCACCTTCATGGTCGACATCCTCACCGGTGTGCCGTCCATCGTCGCGGCGTTGTTCATCTATGCGCTGTGGGTCGCGACCCTGGGTTTCCAGCGGTCCGGCTTCGCGGTGTCACTGTCGTTGGTGCTGCTGATGATCCCGGTGATCGTGCGCGCCACCGAGGAGATGCTACGCATCGTGCCGATGGATCTGCGTGAGGCCAGTTACGCACTGGGCGTGCCGAAGTGGAAGACGATCGTGCGCATCGTGGTCCCGACGGCGCTGTCGGGCATCGTCACCGGTGTGATGCTGTCGCTGGCCCGCGTGATGGGCGAGACCGCGCCGCTGCTGGTGCTGGTCGGCTACGCCCAGGCGATGAACTTCGACATCTTCAGCGGTTTCATGGGCTCGCTGCCCGGCATGATGTACGACCAGATCTCGGCAGGCGCTGGGGCCAATCCGGTGCCCACCGACCGGCTGTGGGGTGCGGCGCTCACGCTGATCCTGCTGATCGCCCTGCTGAACATCGGCGCGCGTTTCGTCGCGAAACTCTTTGTCCCGAAGAAGGTTTAGGAACTCCCATGGCCAAACGGCTCGATCTCAAAGACGTCAACATCTACTACGGCGCGTTCCATGCGGTTGCCGACGTGTCACTGGCGGTGCAGCCGCGCAGCGTCACGGCGTTCATCGGCCCGTCGGGCTGCGGCAAGTCCACGGTTCTGCGCACGCTCAACCGCATGCACGAGGTGATCCCCGGCGCGCGCGTCGAGGGCTCGGTGCTGCTCGACGGCGAGGACATCTACGGTCCGGGTGTGGACCCGGTGGGTGTCCGCAAGACCATCGGCATGGTGTTTCAGCGTCCGAACCCGTTCCCCACCATGTCGATTCGCGACAACGTGGTGGCGGGCCTGAAGCTGCAGGGTGTGCGCAACAAGAAGACTCTCGACGAGGTGGCCGAGCGCTCGCTGCGCGGGGCGAACCTGTGGAACGAGGTCAAAGACCGGCTCGACAAACCGGGCGGTGGCCTGTCCGGTGGCCAGCAGCAGCGTCTGTGCATCGCGCGTGCGATCGCGGTGCAGCCCGATGTGCTGCTGATGGACGAGCCGTGCTCGGCGCTCGACCCGATCTCGACGCTGGCGATCGAAGACCTGATCTCGACGCTCAAGCTGGACTACACGATCGTCATCGTCACGCACAACATGCAGCAGGCCGCCCGGGTCAGCGATCAGACCGCGTTCTTCAATCTCGAGGCCACCGGCAAACCGGGCAGGCTCATCGAGATCGACGACACCGAGAAGATCTTCTCCAACCCCAGCCAGAAGGCGACCGAGGACTACATCTCCGGCCGTTTCGGCTGACCTGCCCGGCGGCCGGGACGCTCAGGGGGTCACCACCACCCGCGTGCCCGACGGTGCCGATTCGGTCCAGATGCGCTCGATGTCGGACAGCGGGCGCGCCTGCGTCCGCAGCTCGATCTCACCGGCAGCCGCCATGGACAGCAGTTTCGGCAGGGCCTCGGTGTTGGCCTGCTGCCAGACCTGCGGTGGCACGCTGCCGAGTCCCACGCCGGTGGCGGTGATGCCCGCGGCGCGCAGCACGGCGGCGTCCAGCGTCACGGTCGCGCCTGCCATCGAGCCGACCTGGACGTAGCGGGTGGCGTGGAACGTGCCTGCGGGGGTGGCCGCGGCGAGCGCGCCGAACACCTGCTCGGCGGGTTCGCCCCACAGATAGTCCAGGACCGCGTCGAAGGGCCGCGCGGCGTGCAGTTCGGTCACCCGCGCGGCGAGATCGTCCTCGCCGAGCCGGATCGTCTGCGCCCCGGTCGATCCCAACCACTGCAACCGGTCGGCGTCGCGACCCGCGGCGACCACCGCACCCGCGCCGAACATCGATCGGGCCAACTGGGTGGCCAACGATCCGGTCACGCCGGTGGCGCCGAGCACCAGGACGTGATCACCGGGTTTGACCGCCGCGGCATATGACAGCGTGATCCACGCCGAGGTGCCAGGGTTCGGCAGGGCGGCCGCGGTCACCGAATCCAGGCGCTCCGGGACCTCGACGGCTCGGTCGGGGTCGATGAGCGCGCGTTCGGCCAGCATGCCGCCCGATCCGAGGCCGACGGCGCAGACCCGCCTGCCATCTGCCAGCCGGGCCACCCCGTCGAACCCGGGGACCATGGGAAGCTGCATGGTCTTGGCGGCGTAGTGCTTTCCCGAGGCGATCCCCTTGGTCAGGTTGGTGAGCGCGCAGGCTTCGACATCGGCGACCACGGTGCCTTCGCCGGGCTGCGGTTCGGGCAGATCGGCGTAGACGGGTCCCTGACCCCAGGCGTTGACGACGGCGGCTTTCATGGCTGTCCCCCTTGGTTTCCGCGGATATGGTTTCTTCAGAAACCATATTGCCACTATCCGCGGCCGGGGCGGGCGGGGCAATATGGTTTCCGTGAAAACCAAAGGCCGGTTGGTCGATGGCATCACCGCCCTCATCCGCGAGGTCGGCGACCGGTTCGACGACCAGGACGAGGACGGCGACGCCGAACGCGACTTCGTCGCATCGCGCTGCCCGGAGAACCTCAGACGCTCCGCGCGGGCGCTGCCGACGCTGTCGATCCACCTGCTCGACACCATCGCCGAGGAACCGGTCAGCGTGGTCGGACTCGCCACCAAGACCGGCCTGCTCAAGGGCACGGTGTCCAAACACGTCCAGCGTCTGGTGGAGGCCGGCCTGGTCGTGCGCACGCCGGTCCCGGGCAACCGCAAGGAGATCGAGCTGCGCCCCAGTGCCGACGGCGAGCTGGTGGCCGCCGCGCACCGGGAACTGCACGCCGAGATGAACCGCGGCTGGCACGACTTCCTGATGCGCTACACGGCGAGCGAACTGCAGGTGCTCACCAAGGTCCTGCGCGATCTGGCGACCGCGCAGAAGGTGGGAGTGCGGCTGGTGGCGGCGGATCAGCCGTCCGCCGACGCTAAGAGGTGACGCTAAGAGGTGACCTTGTCGCCGTCGGGATAGCTGCCGGTGACCTGGAAGATGACCCGGCGGGCCACCTCCACCGCATGGTCGGCGAAACGCTCGTAGAACCGGCTCAGCAACGTGACGTCGACCGCGGCCATCACGCCGTGCTTCCACTCCCGGTCCATCAGCACGGTGAACAGGTGACCGTGCAGATCGTCCATCGCGTCGTCTTCCTCCTGGATCCGGGCGGCCTTCTCCGGATCCCGAGTGATCAGCACCTCGCGCGCGGCGTGCCCGAGCTCGACGGCGACGCGGCCCATCTCCGCGAAGTAGCCGTTGACCTCCTCGGGCAGCGCATGCTGGGGATGGCGCCTGCGGGCGATCTTCGCGACATGCAGCGCGAGGGCGCCCATGCGGTCGACATCGGCGATGATCTGGATCGCGCTCACCACGGTGCGAAGGTCGCCTGCCACCGGGGCCTGCAGCGCGAGCAGCACGAACGCCGACTCCTCGGCCTGCGCGCTGAGCGTCGTCATCTTCTCGTGGTCGCTGATCACCTGCTCGGCCAGTACCAGATCGGCTTGCAGCAAGGACTGGGTGGCACGCTCCATCGCCGTACCCGCCAACTCGCACATCGCGCCGAGCTGGTCGTTCAGAGACGCAAGCTGCTCATGATACTGGATCCGCATGCACCCAGATTATGCGGTGAACAGCCGTTCAGTCACGAAGCTGCTGGTGAACGCCCGATGAATGGCGTCCGTCGGATCATTCGCAGGTGGCGTCCGCGGCGTTGGTGACCGACAGGTCCTCCGGCAGTTGCGTCGGTGTGCTGCTGGTGCCGCGCACCAGCTTGACCTGGATGGCCGAACCGCTGGGCGACGGCGGGTTGACGGCCATGAAGTCCGTGCCGAGCACCACCTGGACCACATCACCGAGCCCGGTGACCCGCTCGATGGCGGCGTTGGAGAACGACGACGCGACGGTCGCGGCCGCCTCCTCGTTGCCGGGGGAGAAGAACACCGTGGTGGCGTCCAGCGGACCCGGATAGTCGTCGGGGGTGGCGACGTTGAACCCGTGCTGTTCGAGTTCGCCTGCCGCGGTCGCCGCGAGCCCGCTCTGGCCGGTCGAGTTGGACACCTTGACGGTGACCTGCTGCGGTTCGGTCGTCACGGTGTCGACCATCTCGGCGGACCCGGGAGGCGGCGCCGAGTGGGCGGGCTGCGGTGCCGCCGAGGTGCTCTCCGGCGCCTGTGCGGTGTTGGTGGTGGATTCCGGCGTGCCGGGGACGGGCGTGTTGTCCGGGTTCTTCTCACCGGGCAGCGGATCGTCGTTGATGATCGCATCGAACAGCGCCCGCACGTCGTCGAGGCGCGGCTGCTCGTTGCCCCATTCGTCGGCGTAACCGGTGGTCGGGATCGTGACGAAGGTGATGCGGCCGGCGTTGACGCCCTGCACCGACTGGCCGAGGTCGACGAGATCCTTGGTCTTGATGTTGTCGACGTAGCTGTCGGCGATGAACATGTTGACGACGTTGTTGAGCTTGCTCAGCGAGAAGAACGTGTCCTTGGAGATCAGCGAGCGCAGCAGTGACGACAGGAACAACTGCTGGCGCTTGATGCGGCCGTAGTCGCCGTTGTACTCGGTGGTGACCTGACGGGCGCGCACGTAGTTCAGCGCGGTGTGCCCGTCGACGATCTGGCGGCCTGCGGTCGGCAGCACGGTGCCGAGTTCGTAGTCCTCCAGCGGCGTGGTGCTGCACACCTCGACCCCGCCGAGCGCATCGACCATCTTGGAGAAGCCGGCGAAGTCGACCGCCATGAACCGGTTCACCGACAGGCCGGAGAGTTTCTGGATCACCTTCACCAGGCACTTCGGGCCGCCGAAGGCGAACGCCGAGTTCAGCTTCGTCTCGGTGTAGACCTTGTCCGGGCCGTAGGTGCCCGACGCCTCGTCCCAGATCGGGCCGTACGCGCCGGTCTCGGGATCCCACGGCTCGCACTGCATGGGCGTGATGGCCAGGTCACGCGGGAACGACACCGCCACGACCCGTTCCCGGTTGGCGGGAATGTTCACCAGCATGATGGTGTCCGACCGGGCGCCGTCGGCGTCCTCGGTGTTGCCCGCGCCCATCTGGGCGTTCTCACCGAACCGGCTGTCCATGCCGACGATCAGGAAGTTCTCGTCGCCGAACTGGGCGTTAGGGTCGAGGATGTCGCGCGACTGGGGGTCGAGCGCGGCCACCTTGTTCAGCGAGTCGTTCTTGGACGACTGCCACTGCCACGCGCCGCCGGTCAGCACGAGCGTCAGTGCGGCGATCATCGCCGCTGCCGCGCGGCCGACGATCATCGCCTTGCGGTTGTGGGTGCGTTCTCGGGGTTCGTCGACGTCGTCGGCGCCGATGTGCAGCGGACGGGCACGGCGACCGGGCAGCCACGAGTCCTGGTGCGTGTCGGGCAGATCGGGATGCTCGTCGCCCGCCGGGACGGCCGGGATGATCTCGGTGTCGCACGCGTCGGGATCGTCCACGCCCGGGTACCCGTCGTCGGGATACTCGGCCTCATCGATCGGGTACCGGACCGCCTGCAGGATTTCGGTCGGGTCGGCGGACGGGGGTGGCTCGGGAGCCGCGGCGATCTCGAGGGCCGGCTCGGCCTCGTACGCGGGCTCGGCCACGTAGTCGAACTCGGCCACGTATTCCGGCTCGGGTTCGTACCCGGGCTCGGGCTCGGGCTCGGGTTCCGGCTCGGGTTCCGGCTCGGCCGCGCGGCGCCGACGCGACCGGCGCGGTCCGGCGGCATCACCGCCGGCAAGCTTCGCGATGAGATCGGCGACCGTGACACCGTCGGCGTGGTTACCGGTGGGCTCGTCGGCCGGGGGCACGTCGCCGGCCTCGTCGGCCGGTTCGGGCCCGTCGGCGAGCTGCGGGTCCGTCCGAGGATCCCGGAAGCGCGTGTCGTCGAGACGCTCCCACGGCGCGGCGCCTGGTGCGGGCCGTGGTGTTCGGGTAATCCATTCGTTGTCGGTGTCGAAGCCGTCTTCGGGGGCGCGGTGGCGCCGACGGCCAGGAGTGGCGTTATCGCCGTCACTCATGTCCTATCGGCCTCCGACTCTTCGAACAGTGCGCGTCGGTGCGCGGGTATTGGCAAGCGCTGCTGCTGAAAATTCCCCTATGTCTTCTAGCAGCACACCGTGACACTCCGCCAGTCGGAGCCGACCACGGCAAGATCAACATCGTACGTAGACAACCTTGCAGACAGCTAGTCACGGCCGATGACGGGATGATCTCGAAGCTGTCTCGTCGGGTCCACCGACCAGGTCAGCCGCCCGAGTGCATGATCTCGGCGCCGACCGGCACCGCACAGTCGTCGGGGTCGTTCAGCCAGCCCTCCGGCAGGTGCACCGACGACGCCGATCCCTGCCTGCCGCGTGGCCCCGAGGCCGCGGGCGGGAACGGGGCGTCGCGGTCGAGCTGATCGAGGAGCTCGCCGAGTTCGCGGCGGGTCTTCACCAGCGCCAGCGCGCGACGCAGGTCGGCGCCCGCGGGGAAGCCGTGCAGATACCACGCGACGTGCTTGC
This region of Mycolicibacterium goodii genomic DNA includes:
- a CDS encoding LCP family protein, which gives rise to MSDGDNATPGRRRHRAPEDGFDTDNEWITRTPRPAPGAAPWERLDDTRFRDPRTDPQLADGPEPADEAGDVPPADEPTGNHADGVTVADLIAKLAGGDAAGPRRSRRRRAAEPEPEPEPEPEPEPGYEPEPEYVAEFDYVAEPAYEAEPALEIAAAPEPPPSADPTEILQAVRYPIDEAEYPDDGYPGVDDPDACDTEIIPAVPAGDEHPDLPDTHQDSWLPGRRARPLHIGADDVDEPRERTHNRKAMIVGRAAAAMIAALTLVLTGGAWQWQSSKNDSLNKVAALDPQSRDILDPNAQFGDENFLIVGMDSRFGENAQMGAGNTEDADGARSDTIMLVNIPANRERVVAVSFPRDLAITPMQCEPWDPETGAYGPIWDEASGTYGPDKVYTETKLNSAFAFGGPKCLVKVIQKLSGLSVNRFMAVDFAGFSKMVDALGGVEVCSTTPLEDYELGTVLPTAGRQIVDGHTALNYVRARQVTTEYNGDYGRIKRQQLFLSSLLRSLISKDTFFSLSKLNNVVNMFIADSYVDNIKTKDLVDLGQSVQGVNAGRITFVTIPTTGYADEWGNEQPRLDDVRALFDAIINDDPLPGEKNPDNTPVPGTPESTTNTAQAPESTSAAPQPAHSAPPPGSAEMVDTVTTEPQQVTVKVSNSTGQSGLAATAAGELEQHGFNVATPDDYPGPLDATTVFFSPGNEEAAATVASSFSNAAIERVTGLGDVVQVVLGTDFMAVNPPSPSGSAIQVKLVRGTSSTPTQLPEDLSVTNAADATCE